The sequence TTCTTATTGGGGCTGATTCGAAATTTCTTGCACCCATTGAGGTGGGAAATGAGATTGAGTTTCGTGCTAGGGCACTCCAAAATGACACAAAGAAGCGGGAAGTGAAGGTGGAGGGGTATGTGCTTGATATTAAGGTCTTTGATGCGATGTTTTATGTGGCGATGTTTGATCACCACATCTTTAAACTTCGCATCACAGAGAGGAAAAAGCCCTCTTAAAGAGAGCGGTTCTTCTCTTTTTTAAGGCCAGCAAGGAACTCTTCGAGGTTGAATTTCTTTCGATGATTCTCTGTGAAGAGGTGAATCATAATATCTCCCAAATCCGTTACAATCCAGTTGTCGCTCTCTTCGGTGGCATAAAAGGTCTCACCTTTAGGCTTGAGCTCGGTTTTGAGGGTGTCTAGCAGTGAGGCGGCGTGTTTGTCCGCTAGTGCGGTGGCAATCACCACATAATCGACCAAATAGTCGCTGCCGCTTAGGTCGAAAAGCTCGATGTTCTCGGCCTTTTTACTATCTAGAATCTCGACGATCTCTTGGGCTCTCTCTTTTCTCAATAAACTCTCCTTGTGATTTTTCATGAATGACAAAACCTCCCCTTTGATCGATTCGGGTATCGAATCTTCCTCATCTTTTGTCCGAATCTTGGTGGAGCTAGAGGGGTTGTTGAGCTCGATGACGCGGAAATTTGGGGGGATGGCTCTCTCTTCTCTTGTAATTATAACGAACTCTACCTGCTTTTTCAGCTCCTCAATTGAGTGCCACTTTGGAAGGTCGGGCAGTTGGTCGCTTCCTATAATG comes from Wolinella succinogenes DSM 1740 and encodes:
- the nadD gene encoding nicotinate (nicotinamide) nucleotide adenylyltransferase, yielding MNIAVFGGSFDPPHVGHLAIIEKALKELPIERLFVVPAFINPFKKGTLFPASLRLEWMRRLTKHHPEVAVIDFEIQKGCPTPTIETIRHLKEHYTPQNLYLIIGSDQLPDLPKWHSIEELKKQVEFVIITREERAIPPNFRVIELNNPSSSTKIRTKDEEDSIPESIKGEVLSFMKNHKESLLRKERAQEIVEILDSKKAENIELFDLSGSDYLVDYVVIATALADKHAASLLDTLKTELKPKGETFYATEESDNWIVTDLGDIMIHLFTENHRKKFNLEEFLAGLKKEKNRSL